ACCATCCATCGTATGAAGGTAGGGCTACTCTTTGGCTCCTTCAACCCCATCCACACCGGGCACCTTATACTTGCCAACTTCATGGCCACCAACACCGACCTCGATACGGTGTGGCTGATCGTGTCGCCGCAGAATCCATTTAAGCCCAGCAACACGCTGGTGCACGAATTCGACCGGCTGCAGATGGTAACGCTGGCTATCGGCGATAACGCGAACCTGGGGGTGTCGAACATTGAGTTCAGCATGCCCAAGCCGAGTTATACCATCGATACGCTGACGTACCTGCAGGAGAAGTACCCGAGCTATGAGTTTGTGCTGCTGATGGGGGA
Above is a window of Pontibacter akesuensis DNA encoding:
- the nadD gene encoding nicotinate (nicotinamide) nucleotide adenylyltransferase translates to MKVGLLFGSFNPIHTGHLILANFMATNTDLDTVWLIVSPQNPFKPSNTLVHEFDRLQMVTLAIGDNANLGVSNIEFSMPKPSYTIDTLTYLQEKYPSYEFVLLMGEDNLPLFPKWKNADKILEYHKVYVYPRSGSITTELPEMSNVTFVKAPILDISATFIRQCIREEKSIKYLVPDAVAEYIQVHKLYQ